Sequence from the Megalops cyprinoides isolate fMegCyp1 chromosome 9, fMegCyp1.pri, whole genome shotgun sequence genome:
GCATTTTGTCAAAGTTGTCGTTAATCAAACACGCATCTTTAATTCCCCTAAATGCTTGCATGCTCCTGAGCCAGAGGAATTAGCACAAATACAAAGTGGGCATCAAGCCACTCCTTCTACACCTGCAGGGAGACCTGCAGCCTGGGATATACCATTCCATTTCTCCCCGATCCATGACAACTTGGAATAGATCATTCCATTTCATCCCCAACCCTGGAGCATACCATTCCTTCTCATCTCTGGCTACCACAGCCCGGAATAtatcactctctctttctcatctctGTCACAGCCTTGAATATACCATTCCTTCTCATCTCTGCCGCACCTAGGATATACCATTCCTTTTCATCTCTATCACAGCCTGGAATATACCATTCCTTCTCATCCCTGATCCATCATGGCCTGGAATATACTGTCTCATTTCCTTGAATACTCAAGATCAGAATAACATTATAGCCATTGACATGATTCCCACTGAGGATCAGTGATGGTGGAGCTGCTCTCCAGAGCAGAAGCCACAGATCAGCTGTCTTACTGGAGTGAGCTTCATAATGTCCTGCCAGATGATAACtgaaaaatgttaatgcaaatCTTCTCAAATACTCCTCTAGACAAATCCTCTacctgcacatgtgtgtgtttaaaattacACATGAGCACTGAATACACCAGTGTCTTCCCTTTCCCAACTTAACGCAGGATACATATACTTTGAGCCTCGGTTCAAATGTTCtgagaacattcaaaacaaccACCGCAAGTGCTGCATGGTTCTGTCTCACACAGTGAGGTCAGGGAAGCCCCATCTGGCAGAGAGACCGCCTGTTAGCATGTACTGAGAGATGCATAAACGTGTTTGTGCAGAGCCGCCTCTTAACGCACCGGCAGGCTAATTAAGGCTAATTAGGAGTACAAGGGGCTCCTGGGGAGCAGATGCAGAGGGCTGGGCACTGGAGGGGGGCGGAGGTGCTGATGGGACACAGCAGTACCCTGCCTCCGCTCTGGGAGGGGGATCGGGGGACGGGGGTACAGGGATGATTTGGCAGAGGCTCAGAGGTCCCCTAATCTCACACTTCAGTGCATGTACTTTCAGCTGTGGAGCGCTGAGGTGTTTCAGGCACACAGGGTCCCAGAGTCCAGCTGAACCGCAGATTCACCTCACAGGGCCCAGCGCAACCTCGGTACCGTGGATGGGACACAGCTGATTTTTGGGGAGGCTTGTGCCTCTAGACCTTTCTGAACTGTACTACAGGGGTACCAATGCACTAaggattcattttattttcatattaccACCTAGAATGCAGTAAACAGTCATGTTAGACATATTTGTAAGTCAGGAGACTGCCAGGTTTATGAGAAGCACGgttaaaaacattcatcaatttcatttccataacAGCTGAACATCAATGCTGGTATACACTTGTCCTGTGGGCACAAGCTTGAGATCTAAGAGGAACAGTGAGAAAATTACATCCCAGAGAGTCAGGACCGAGTCCttccaaatttattttaaaagtacaaaaaagtaCTTACTTTTGGAACACAAAAATTCCTATTACTATTGCGAAAGAGATGAGATCTGTGGTGATCCAGATCAGACGGTATTCATCTGGgctctgaaacaaaatgaaatgttatgatAGTGTCAAAACACTAGATGGCAATGTGACTGAACTACTGAAGTTCAACTACTGGGTTATAAATCTGACTCCAGTATTTCTTGCAGGATTGTCAAGCATATCTTCCCAGTCTTATTCAGAGCTACACTAGTAAAATTTTCAAACAAGGAGCCACTGCACTTCTCATTCACATATAGATAGTATTTACAGAAgtgtatttcacacattttaagaaatgtaaatcagttttcacacaaacaaaaaaactggtGGATAATAACATAACCCAACTCTGTAAAACCCCCAGACCCACAGAACCCCAtgacagaaatgcttttctttcagcttggggggggggcaaggggacgagaaaaagagggagaaagaaaaaggggaagagaaaaagagagagaggaggagagaatgaaGGGAAGGACAAAAGTGGTTAGTAACAGAGATGGCTGGAAGGAACAGCAGGCCCTGCTGTCCGCTGGCATGTTGCCCAGCAACAGAGAGGGATGGGACGGCGCTGTGAGTGCTCACCATCAGCCACACGGGGTAAGGCACCTTTCTGAGGATTTGGGGTGCGTCCGAGGAGACAGAGGGGACCCCGCTGCACCACAACACGGAGAAGAGCCAAGGGTCGTTCACACTGGATAGGGTGAGGCTCACATTGCTCGCCAAGTActctctgtgagagaggcacagagacacacacgtgcacacacacaggaatgcacacatatgcacatacacacacaaacacacacacataccacagagAAGAGCATTATTTTCACATCTAATTTCCCAGCCTGTATGTCGTCTCATGTAAGGCtcactttgttgttttattctgcTAAAATCTATGGGCTAAAATCTAAGTCAGACCTATCagttgacctttgacccctgtgAGTTACAATACAAAAGAGCATTGTACTAGACTGAAACTACCCCTGTACCAAACAGCTATGAGCCAGAAGAGCTCTGCGACCCCCTCAGAGGAAACGGCTCAGAGTTTTCCTGTGGTCAAACAGCATTAACCAGACAAATCTGACTGACTGCTTTCATTGAGATGGTCTTTAGTCTCATACTGGATTTCCCCAGTAGAGGGCACTGTGGCGGAGAGCGTACTGTATTTCCCGAGCGCTCGCCTGGTTGTAGCGCAGCTTGAGTCGGGTGACGCCTCTCTGTTGGAGTTCCTCCACAGACAGCTTCTCCTCGGAAGTCTGCAGGAGCCCCCTTGCTGCCTGCCGAACCATACCCCTGTCCCAGTCCGGGGTCCACATCACCTAGGAGAGGAGCAACACGAACAAACTCACCTCTAAAACTCTATTAACGCCACCTGGGACTCACCTCACTAAGTCCCATCGTAAAGTTAtctcaaaaacagcagcagattcAGGAGTCATAATCGCcaccacagagacactgctgaGAGTATTACTCTGACCAGAGCACTGTTGCCCCCTACTGGCTGGGGGTGCAGGAGACGAGGAGAGCTAACCTGGCCCTGAGGAATCCCGGACAGCAGAACCACATCGAGGGTGTCATTGACCCAGCTGTCACGGCAGGGGTGTCCCTTGGGAGGGCGGCGTAGGTTGAAGGTGACCGAGTGGTTGGACCGCGCcgccagctgcagcagctcctcaaGGCTGCACACCGTCTGGTTGCCTGCCCGGACCCGGTCCTTGTGGGTCATGTCCTGGACCGTCCAGTAGGGGTCATTCtagaggaggggagggaaggggcaTGAAGAGCAAGAGCCGGAAGGGGGGCGCTGTTATGATGGGGCTTCGGTAGCCCCCATTATGGACTCAGGATCAGCAGTTTGAGGGATTTTGGGAGCACAGAGAGCAAGACTGAGGCTGCAGAACACTATAGCACCTGACCTGTGAGGGATCTGATTCACAGGTGCTGTGCTTGCATCTTTGAAATGAACTTCCTCAGGCTGAATACATGCATAATGTGCATAATAAAAACTATAACAATCCCTCTGGGTGAGAAGGGGTTCCACCGGGGAAGATGCAATCACACAATGGACAGTTTCTTGTATGTGATagaaagagtgtgtgagtgcgtgtgtgtccgtgtgcttgcgtgtgtttgcgtgtgtgtgcggatgAGAGTGTAGATATACAGGGTACCCTCTAAACCaatgtttctcaaccctctcctggaggaccccctgccctgcatgttttagatctctccctgccccaacacagctgattcaaatgatcaactcgttatgaactcctgaagctgcttaataacaaactgatcatctgaatcagctgtgttggagcagggagagatctaaaacatgcagggcagggggtactccaggagagggttgagaaacactgctctaaacTATAGGATGGGGTTTTAGGCTAAAGGTTAGATTTAGAGTCAGGGCCAGATGGGTTGGAGTTAGGGATGGATTTGGCATTGGTACTGAGATTGGGATTGGGATCAGATTTAGGGGGGATGGGATGTTACCGTGAGAAACCACCGCCCGGCATTTAGGGCACGTAGGTCGGTCCAGTTGAACATGGAGGCATCATCAAACTGCCGGTCGGGAAAGACGGTGGCGGCGTCTGTGGTCCTTCGCAGCGTGCGGTCGTGCATTAAAAATGGCACTCCATCCAGGCTGGGGGGGCAGGACAGCGGGTTACTTTACCACCTGGTACACCGCTATAATCTCtcaatcccagcatgcttttGTTCTGCCATTCAAGCACCCATCCTAAAGCAGCTGTGACACTGATACACACTACAATATCAACAGCACACAGTGGTGTGTCGGGGAAACATTGGCAGAGCCCTCTGGGGATCCCTGGTTATTTTATACAAGGATGAACAGAGAGGGTAggaaactgcactgcacagtCCTCCATTGCGGCTCATATGAATGTAGGTAACTGAGCACCTGGTTGAGACCTGGAGTGAGGCCCGTAATGAGGTCGTGGATATGTAAGCTGAGGAGCCGTCAGCGGAGCCCTGCTGTGGGGAGCCGTAGCCTCCCACTGCCCCCGGCCCTGCCCTGTTTGTCATCACGTTTAATTACTGAGTGCTTCCCAGAAGAAGCCCTGCTGTCAGCAGCCATTAATCCTGttacagcagagacaggaaacGATGGCCTCAGACCGCAGTTATACCAgctatatgcacacacactcccactgagccgcacacacactcccactgagccgcacacacactcccactgagccgcacacacactcccactgagccgcacacacactctcactgagccgcacacacactctcactgagccgcacacacactcccactgagccgcacacacactcccactgagccgcacacacactcccactgagccgcacacacactctcactgagccgcacacacactcccactaagccgcacacacactctcactgaaccgcacacacactcccactgagccacatacacactcccactgaaccgcacacacactcccactaagccacacacacactttcactgaactgaacacacactctcacactcccgctgatctgcacacacacacacacacacacacactcccactgatccgcacacacacacactcccactgagctgcacacacactgtcactgagccccgcgcgcacatacacacacacacacacacacacacacacacacactcccactgaaccgcacacactctcagtgaatcacacacacacactcaatgaACCGCACATACGTGCCAagtgaatcacacacacaccctgccaccGAGCTTCACACATGCACCTGATCCACCCCCTcctgagccacacacacactcccactaaactgcacacacaccccttcctGAATTGCAAACGCTCTACCTGAACACCACGCAAACCCCCTTCTGAACTGCACACATACCCTCTCACCGAACCCCTCACACACTCCCAATGTACAGCGCACACTCCCACTGAACCACACACGTGCAAACAGATGTACGCACACgcaaaaacacatgcatgcatgcatgcacacacacgtaaccatccacacatacacatatacacatatatgctataaacacacaaactgacaggcatacaagcacacacacacacacaccttatgCACGTAGACATCTTATAGAACCCATAAACACAAAAGCACCTGCAGTAACTCATCTAGTCCATTTAGTTAATGGAACAATGTCAGACACCAGCGCTCCCAATAAAAAGCTTGCCCTGTCAGTCCTCATATTTAAAAGTGTCTGCCTTCTCTTAAAGTCACACTCTGACTCACACTCTGACTCTACTGTGCTCTGTAAACTGTAAAGCCTACTCCTTGACCTTGAGTGGAACCTGTGCgacctttgacctgtgacctgtgacctgcgGGCTAGGGAAGTGGTGTGGGACACTTACCTCACGGTCACGTCCGCCTCCAGCCCGCTGGCCTTGTGCTGCAGGGCTTTGTGGAAGGACATGAGGGTATTCTCTGGGGCCAACTGGGGGATAAGAACAGGGACATGACTGTCTAGCACAGCGTTTGATTATCTGTCTGCATCTAACCTGTAAGTCTTATCTGTCTGCACTCTACCTGCCTGCTCCTCACCTGTCTACATCTTACCTGTGTGCTGCTTACCTGTCTGTATCTTAACTCTCTGCTCCTTATCTGTCTGCTACCTACCCGCCTAAGCCTTACCTGTCTATACTTTCCTCGTCTGCTCAGTGAAGACACATTCTCAAAGTCAGGCTCTTTGTGACCCCGCAGAACTCACAGACCGTTTCTGAGccatatgcgtgtgtgtttgcgtgtgcatgtgtgcatgcgcgtgtgtgtgtgcatgcacaagtGTTtgcgtacatgcatgtgtgtgcgcatgtgtatgcatgtgcatgtgtttgtgtgtgtatgtgtgtgtgcatgtgcatgtgtttgtgtgtgcgtgtgtgtgcatgtgtttgtgtgtgcgtgtgtgtgcatgtgtgcatgtgtgtatgtgtgtgtgcatgtgcatgtgtttgtgtgtgtatgtgtgtgtgcatgtgcatgtgtgtgcgtgtgtgtgcatgtgtttgtgtgtgcgtgtgtgtgcatgtgtttgtgtatgcgtgtgtgtgcatttgtgagtgcTCATTTGGGCAAAACACTCCTTTAAATTAGCAGGTATACTGCAGCTACAGCGTCTTCCCACGCTGAAACTGCTCTAACATGCAAACTCCTCAACTGACGTTATTTATAGCTGGCGGAGAAAACAAGCCCAACTGTTCCATCTCAAACAAACAGAGAATAACATAATGCAGACATATTGCAAGTTACACaacatatgaatataaataCCTCTGCATGTTCAGGGCTGCTGCAAAGCAGATTTAACCAGATCATATTTTGCCTGTGGCTGAGACTCAGACAAGCTAATCAACTGAGTGAGATGGCCACAGAACTCTGAAACCggaaatgcatatttttggcattgcacattaaatatgaaaagaaactgaataCAGGCATTAATAAATGGGTAATCACACCAAATCGGATTGTAACGCATAAATTAATGTTGTGCAGTAATGGCATGGAATTGACcaataaacatttcattcaattgTGAAGCAcatcacaaattaaattatttcacaaaCTGCAGAAGCATAAAAATGCCATTATGTCAAAGGAAGGAAGGAACAGATTTAACCAGCTACTGAAAAATAACTTTACAGTTTTATGTTGTgctaataattataaaatagtacatttaaataaatgaaatggtatATATAACATATTGTAGTATGTTGGTATAATAATATACTGATGTTACTGTTTGgtctcattcattcattttccatatcCCTACTACTGAGCATGTGCAAAGGCTCCTTTGCgtgttcacttcctgttttcctcGACTCAGAGCACACAGAGCCTCCAACGCATGTCAGCAGCTCTGGttagcagcagcagagacattGGGGTGACTGAGGACCTGAGGTCTGAATGATCTCTGGAGCGTGTGCAATCAGCAGCGCATCGTTTACAGACATGTTATTGTGAAAGAAATGCTCTGGAGTCTGTAGGCGTTCCATGGAATGTTCTGTTCCTGCACCGCTAAACCAAAGGCTTTAGTTTCTCGACCTGAAATACTGACTGGAACTCCCTGGCGATAAACAGGGATAATGTGTTCTGTGGGTGCTCAGCCAGTAGAGCTGTCCTGTCATTGGCTGGTTCGGTCAGCTGACTCACCATTGGCGCTCCCCGATGGCCAATGACAGTCGGCCGTGGTTTGAGGCTTCTGGGGTCCATGAGGCAGGGAGAGGTGATGGCGAGAGGCAGCAGGTAGAGTCCCAGCAGGACACTCAGGTAAACCAGCAGCAGAACCAGCTGGAAGCCTGTGGAGAGGGAGCACCACAGCAGTCAGGGAACCAGACTGAGACCCAAAGCACTGCAGGTTCAAAGCCTGGCAGCGTATGCTTCAGCAGCTTTACTTTTAGTTTAGCTTcagtaaaataagcagcaaatAGAAATAACCCCTCTGGATGAGGATGTTTGCTAAGTAAATTAAGAATGTGACAGTGAGCCAGTTGTGTTACCAATGTGTCCTGTGTTCCATCATGGCCTGGGTTATACTGACAGCCTTAACTGGATATAGCTCATGAGCACTCAGTGCACTTTCTACCTGTACTTCTTTTAGGAAAGAGATGGGTAACTGCTGACGTTCAGCATTAGGTCTGTGGTATACAGGCACTGACTGCACTGAATATCAAGTAagatcgtgtgtgtgtgcgcgtgcgtgtgtgtgtgtctgtctgtgtgtctcaggagTTGGTTAGGGTTCACCCCTTTGATTCAGCAAGGATTCCAGCCACTAGTCCAGCACTGCGTCCCCTTTAGTAATGACACCCTGTCTGACCCTGAGATCTTTCAAGGTCCGTGCTGGAGCCAAATTAGAATGCATCAGGACTCCTTTCACAGACAACACCCTGACCTCTGCTCTCAGGAACCTCATTGGCTTTCTGGGCCAGCTCTCAGGACTTTCTTTGGCTT
This genomic interval carries:
- the gdpd5b gene encoding glycerophosphodiester phosphodiesterase domain-containing protein 5 isoform X2, producing the protein MVKHQPLQVYEKQLCLSCLTGIYGCRWKRYQRSHDNTTKWECLWTLVLVVTFSLLLVWSYFWWEAHNDYNEFNWFRYNRSGEWSDGTVPILASTAVGFAYITLLMILALGHIAVGQQLNLHWLHKIGVTAALLTTLIGVISVNQTWGGEWDIVPISLQATGPFLHIGAVVAVTALAWLVAGQVARAEKTSFQLVLLLVYLSVLLGLYLLPLAITSPCLMDPRSLKPRPTVIGHRGAPMLAPENTLMSFHKALQHKASGLEADVTVSLDGVPFLMHDRTLRRTTDAATVFPDRQFDDASMFNWTDLRALNAGRWFLTNDPYWTVQDMTHKDRVRAGNQTVCSLEELLQLAARSNHSVTFNLRRPPKGHPCRDSWVNDTLDVVLLSGIPQGQVMWTPDWDRGMVRQAARGLLQTSEEKLSVEELQQRGVTRLKLRYNQASAREIQEYLASNVSLTLSSVNDPWLFSVLWCSGVPSVSSDAPQILRKVPYPVWLMSPDEYRLIWITTDLISFAIVIGIFVFQKWRLSGMQRYNPEQIMLSAAVRRSSRDVNIMKEKLIFSEVSNGVGSGEDLYMENGYDGYTNQGVAH
- the gdpd5b gene encoding glycerophosphodiester phosphodiesterase domain-containing protein 5 isoform X1, translating into MVKHQPLQVYEKQLCLSCLTGIYGCRWKRYQRSHDNTTKWECLWTLVLVVTFSLLLVWSYFWWEAHNDYNEFNWFRYNRSGEWSDGTVPILASTAVGFAYITLLMILALGHIAVGQQLNLHWLHKIGVTAALLTTLIGVISVNQTWGGEWDIVPISLQATGPFLHIGAVVAVTALAWLVAGQVARAEKTSFQLVLLLVYLSVLLGLYLLPLAITSPCLMDPRSLKPRPTVIGHRGAPMLAPENTLMSFHKALQHKASGLEADVTVSLDGVPFLMHDRTLRRTTDAATVFPDRQFDDASMFNWTDLRALNAGRWFLTNDPYWTVQDMTHKDRVRAGNQTVCSLEELLQLAARSNHSVTFNLRRPPKGHPCRDSWVNDTLDVVLLSGIPQGQVMWTPDWDRGMVRQAARGLLQTSEEKLSVEELQQRGVTRLKLRYNQASAREIQEYLASNVSLTLSSVNDPWLFSVLWCSGVPSVSSDAPQILRKVPYPVWLMSPDEYRLIWITTDLISFAIVIGIFVFQNYHMIRWRLSGMQRYNPEQIMLSAAVRRSSRDVNIMKEKLIFSEVSNGVGSGEDLYMENGYDGYTNQGVAH